The following nucleotide sequence is from Mangifera indica cultivar Alphonso chromosome 1, CATAS_Mindica_2.1, whole genome shotgun sequence.
GGTTACTTTCAGGGTAACTTAGctttttctttatctatctTTTCTCTCTACACGTTTGGATTGCTGAAAATTTGATGTTTTGATATGGGTTTCGTTGGATTTGCAGTTTCACCAGTACCAGGTGGTGGGAAGAGCTTTGCCCACAGAAAGTGATGAGCATCCCAAGATCTACAGAATGAAGCTCTGGGCTACCAACGAAGTTCGTGCCAAATCCAAGTTTTGGTCTGTTATATGTTGCTACATGTGTTACTTGGATTTATTATTTACTTGCGTTTGGAATATAAGATATAtcgttttattattaatcttgGATGTGTTGTGCTTGGTTGTTATATCGGGTGTTTTAAAATGGTAATGAATTGTAGTTTTGAAGAATGGCTGTGTTGGGTTTTCTCGTTTATCTTATGATGTATAACTGTCATTTGATTGAGTTTTAGGATTGCTTATAAGGAGTGGCCTCGTCTCCACATAAATGTCTAAAGTTTAATTGTATGACATGGCATAGGCATGCATTACGCATACAGTTATGCATCATTAGGTGGACAATGGTGTCTATGATAGCATTCTAATTAGATATTAGTCTGTGAGAATTAGTTGCAGGGTTATTCTATTTTGCTAGTGATTCGACGAGAAAATTATTTAGGTGATTTAAAGTTATCTGATATTAAAAGTGTTTCTTTTTAGGTATTTCTTGAGGAAGCTGAAAAAAGTTAAGAAGAGCAACGGGCAAATGTTAGCAATTAATGAGgtatgtataaattttataatgaattgaaatattttttgtttagtcTTGATATTGTATAGTGCGTTGTAGCATTATACACAGCTCCTGATTAGCAAATATGTGCTTGTCACTCTGGAATAGCTCCATTAAAGATTTGTAGAAAAACTTGTATGTATATCAATGGCCACCTTCTAAACATGTGATATGTACTACTAGGGAATTATTTATTATGGAGAGGACTTGAAATTTTGACCATGGTGACATTGTCATAAGTTTTGTTGTCTTGATTTAATGCAAACAAGACTGGCTGTATATACAGGGATTTTTCGAGTTTATTGCTGGTTTTTTTAATTCCAGGTTTCGGGTTCTGTGGTCAACACTGTTGGTTTTAACCAAGAGCTAATTGGtctttgaatttgttttatttatttttgacttTGGCTTGCATTCTGCTAGAATTTCTTTTAAATGCCTTATTGTTTCAGGTTATTGTTTTAaagactttaattttttgtgttctACCACATAAAACAGAGTTGTAAGATACGTATTCTTATAAATTGAATTAGATGGTATGAATTTTGAGAAAGAAGTTCTGGTAGGAGGACCAATATGCATGGGCAGTAGCATTTTCATATCATTTGAAATTATTGCTGGaactaggttttttttttttttctaaaatggaGGCTGTTGGAAGCATTTTCTTCACTTTTATAATTAGCAACAACAGATAGATGACCATTCTTTTTTGTACATTTTCTAGAATTTTCATGGCTTTTCTGATTGCCATTGTTAATTGGAATTGAATCACCtttgcatatatatttgtttggcCTTCAAATCATGATTAGTGATTTATGTACCCTATTTCGCTTCCAGAAATTATATGAATGACTGTCCAATATGTCAACATGTTATTTGGAAGtcagtaatattatttaatcctGTAAGGATGTGCACACTGTAGCCTATTCTTAAAGGAGTAAATGCGAATTTCCTAAACttctgtcttttttttcttttaatgtgtTGAATGTGGAATACTTTctgttatgaaaatattttattaacaatttccTCTACTTACTGCAGATCTTTGAGAAGAATCCTACCAAAGTTAAGAACTATGGTATCTGGTTGCGATATCAAAGCAGAACTGGGTATCACAATATGTACAAGGAATACCGAGACACCACTCTAAACGGTGCAGTAGAACAAATGTACACTGAGATGGCTTCTCGTCACAGAGTGAGGCATCCATGCATTCAGATAATCAAGACAGCCACCATACCTGCCAAGCTTTGCAAGAGGGAAAGCACCAAGCAGTTCCACAACTCCAAAATCAAGTTCCCTCTGGTTTTCAAGAAAGTTAGGCCACCTACAAGGAAGCTCAAGACTACATACAAGGCAACAAGGCCCAACTTGTTCATGTAACTCCCCTGTGTTTCTCACTTCCTCATATTGTGTGTTTGGGGCTATATGGTATGGATTAATGCACCTGTGTTCACTTTTTTGTCATATCAGTTCTATTTAGATGTGTGACTTGTGAAGATGATTATGAACCTtcttttggaaaaaattaagttgttCTTATGAAGGTGTTTAGCTTTGACATGATTCTGGCTGTGGAAAAGTTTTACAGTTTCATCATTCTTTTTtcgttcttttttttttaaaatgaaatgacaaaGTTTAGCATTTTAAGCCTTGTTTCTGGGCCAAAAAAAGGAAGAATTGGCATGCTTTAGTAATGTGTTTGTGTGAGCGCACATATGTTACTTTGAATTCGTGTCAAAATGCTTAGGATATTTAGATTAgaatatagaaatataaatacCTACAATTGGAGTGTTGTTATAAGATGTAATTCAATTATTGTGTTATATAGGATTGAGATAGCAGTATCACATAAGCTGGGCCATTGATTTGAACTTTTTGTTTTGTGACGTGGGATTGAATTAATCGTATCGAATAGGTAAAAAATCTTGTGTTTAATAATTGTTcttataaatcaaaagtttgattttgaaatgtgaagggatttaaattcatattctcttatacatgaattttatttttggtcatGTAAGCTACTTTTTGAGAGCTTTCAAAAGAGGGGTGTGATATAAATACTTCTCCGGAGGTCATCCATTTTAGTATTGCATTTGTTCAAACACGTTTAACTTTGGATTTATGATGAGATTCAGTGCATTAATATTGGTATGGTCACATCCTACCATGTTGAACTTGATGTGTTTTTTTGGATACAAAGGCCCCAAAGCCTTCGAGCATGAGAGATGATTAGTAAATTCAACAGTAGCATTGTAGTAGTGGCGGGGTGAATAGATAAGGTGGCCGGAGAAACATCAGATGCAGGATAAGCTGTGTTGAATAGCATGTGTAGCTAAACAATTGGAATTCaagatgagtaatattatatgtataaacaaatcgtataattttttgtatacaatttgatataataacattttattgaataattttaaagtaagagaaaaaacaaataactaTATTATTTTCACAAACTATGTATGGATTTATTTGAATGCATAGTTTTACTTATTCTAGAAACCAGAAAGCTCACACAAAGTAGGCTATTATTTTCCACGCAAACCATAAGTTTTCACACTATAAAGAAAGCTCAACCACAGAAACTTTACTCTCCAGGTGCAGGCAGACTGTAATGGATTCCTACAAAGACGAAAAATAGGTTATTCTCATTTGAGATGATTAAATTGagaataattatatatagcAAAATTGTCAAAAAGATGTTTCCCCTTTTGTGATTTTCTAGTATCCTCTTTCTCCTAAGGGGTTTGTTCTTGGGGTAGAAGTTTGGTTTTGgccttattttcttattttttgtgatgtataggttttatttttcgCTAGTTTGATATCTTTTTGGACTGTAACAAGTTAAGCTTAACTTGTTTCTCTAccttagttaattttttttgtttggataATTGAAAACTTCACCCGAATAAATTCGACAAATGAACTTAAGACAcgaatataatagaaatttaaatctaaaatttttattttggaagttataatattattagttttattaattattagagTCAGGTTAActaatttttgttgatatttatgCTTATTtaccagaaaaaaaaacatCTAAGTCCATCAAAATTAGCATGTATAATCCTTGGACAATTGGATGTCGTTACCAGGATTCTATTACATCTTTGAACTCAAGACACCATAGAATGAGGCAGACGCAAGAGAGAACCCAGAAGGGGGCAGTTGGCAGAACAGAATTAAAAAGACAAGACAATACAAATCGTCAAACTTCCAATTTTTCACGTGAAAAAGAAGCTATGATCTCATTGATAACGTTAGCAGATCAATTATTTCGATTGAATGGGTCATTCACattgtcccacccaagtttgaCCGTAAAACCTATTTCACCCCttgaattgataaattatatttttttaattcaaaaccttaatctttaaaagaaaactaTTATATCATTgcaagaatataaatataaatttatcatctaaaataaattaaaaaataactttttgcatatcattttaatgttttagaCAATTTGATCACTTCATATATTTGAAAACCTACAATTTAGTTCCtacaattcaagtttgaaaactttaaccCTTAAAATAGTAGCCAATTCAATCTAAAGTATACTAAAatcatcaaacataataatttgaaatgttttaaaatatataattctgtcttataatttaactttaaaaaccttAGCAATTACAATTGTTACTCATCTAAATCTAAATTCACTAGaattaaataacataacaatttaACTATTTTACAAGTTTGAAAACCTGTATTTCAATCCCTACCATTCCATTTTGAAAACCCTCCCACAACTGCCATGTATCCGAACTTAAATTTACCAAAATCACCACTTATGCAAACCCAAACCCACCAAACCATGACTCATCCAAACGCAAACACGTCAAAACCATCTATAAGGAGGGAGAAGTTAAAagtcaaaaaggaaaaagtgattattgatgaaaaatttgatatccaaaaagttattttaatttttttataattttaaagaataaaatgttaatactTAATATAGGTAATCACTTGAGTTATTTATAGCAAACCTTTGTTTCTGGGTTGTGGGCTGTTTGCTCCAACAACTGCatttatgcaaaaaaataataagagtCCTCTCGCCTCTCACCTCTCACCTCTCACCTCTCACCTCTCACCATGTTTCTAgtgtttatatcaataatattatctattgCTTACTGAGAAGTTAACATTTTGGATGTGGAGAGCCAGacaaccctttttttttttaagtatcaTTAGTTGATCAGTCAATGTCATCGATCAAGAAAATGATAAGGTGGTGGTCCCTGGATTGCGCAAcctaaaaaaattgtaaataaagatttgatattttcatatatatgatatgaaatATTGTAACAAAGATATCCAAGTGAGATCAATAACTCTCCTTTAATTTCATTCAGTGCATAAACATATGAGCTGAGTGAACTAATGGAGATGTATGATCTGAAATCAATTGCAGTCTCCATAGTTTTGGTCACAGTAGTAACATGGGCATGGCGACTACTGAACTGGGCATGGTTTAGGCCGAAGAAGTATGAGAAATATATGAGACAGCAAGGTCTTAAAGGAAAACCTTACAGGCTTCTTTATGGAGACTTGAAAGAGAACTTCTTGATGATAAAAGAAGCTAAATCCAGACCGCTCAATCTTTCAGATGACCTTGTACCTCTTGTTCTTCCATTCATCGATAAACTGGTCAAAGATTATGGTATGTCATCAATTCCCTTCTTATCTAACTTTCCTCTCCAAGTCGCCTGAGTGAAAAGGTGTGATTGGAAAATGGTAGATATATGATGAAACTTAGCAGTTTTTATTTACTATATCTTAATTAGGTTTTTGCAACGGAAATATGTAGTGCTAGATATCTCCCCGCTGATTTTGGCTCAGCTGGGTTCAgagggtttttgtttttttctttttggttaaaAGCAATAAATCAGTTTATAACGGGAAACAATACGAGAGTCCTACTTTTTCCTAGGCAGACACCTCAAGGCGCGGAAAAAAAGCGCAATACATGTTGATGCAGCCCGCAATTTTGTGAGTCATTTTAGAGCTCACAAACTGAATGTTCCTTGTTTGGGTCTGTGGATACGATTCGTGTGTTGATTCTGTACaacatgagaaaaataaaaaatcatgtaaTATGATGGGTTAGTCAGCTAAAGGCCCACGAAGACACAATCTAAAGGTCTTCGTTTGTATCTCAGACCTTGCTATTCCAATGAGCCGGCATGACACAATCACAAACTAGCTAGGCAGCTTGTGTTGGGGGCCTGTGGATAAGGCCTATGGGTTAATCTGACACAATccaaggaaaaaataaaaattatttaatatgatagATTGATTTAGTAAAGACTCACAGAGGCACTATAGGCCTAAGTCATACCTTAGACCCTTGCCATTCCAGTGGCTGGCATGTCCGGGAGCTTGGCAAACCACACCAAATATGGCTCAGCGCAGCCATAGATGTCTCTATTCTTAGCTATCCCCCTCAAGCTACATGAATGACATCTCAACACATCCTCAATATAGGTTGGCATGCGGGTAAAAGTCTCTCACAAAGCAACAACCTTTTGTTACATTTTATCCTTAATATGGGTTGCCTTGCTGCCAATTTGACAGGCCTAAGTGAATGTGTCTGCAGTGGAGGAATAGAATTACCCCATATTTGTGGTGTCGAGGTATTGCAACTGCATTGATGCCAGGCTCTGGCGTCGAGCTTGGCATTGGTGTAGACAGGATTTTTTACAAGTTTAATTTGAACAATGATGATCCATCTAAGACTAATCATTTctgaaaatttgtcaaaatgCAGGCGACAATTCTTTTATGTGGTTTGGCACAGTACCCCGGGTGATTATTACGAACCCTAATCAAGTAAAGGAGATACTTACCAGGATAAACGATTTTCAGAAATCTAAGGCCAGAAATCCACTTGTTAAAAAAATAGCAACTGGACTTCTAGAATACGAGGGTGAGAAGTGGACTAAACATAGAAGGATTATCAACCCAGCATTCCATCAGGAGAAATTGAAGGTCAGTTTATAAGTATTCATACAAAAAATTGTGCGTGCATAATTAATGATGCTAACAATTTTACTTGAACAATATTTGCTACAGCTTATGCTACCTGCATTCTACAAAGTTTGTAGTGAGTTGATTATCAAATGGGAGAAGTTGGTAAATGTAGCAGGATCACGTGAAATTGACGTATGGCCAGAACTTCAAAAATTGACAGGTGATGTGATTTCTCAAACAGCATTTGGAAGCAACTATGAAGAAGGAAAGAGAATATTTCAACTCCAAACGGAACTAATTGATCTTGGAATGCAAGCTGCACATACATTTTACATCCCAGGATTGAGGTATACATATCCGATGTCAAAATTGGGAAAGTTTTATGATATTGTGTTGTGTTGGATACTCGGTACTTAACTTTGGATCATCATGTGATTGTAACTAGGGATTGGTGTCATGGCATTGCAAGTTTCCGAGTGTTACATGTTACCACTGAtttcataattgttatttaacttatattgtttttctaCATATATGTAGGTTTTTACCTACTAAGAGGAATAAGAGAATTAAGGAAATTGACAATGAAGTGCGAGCTTTACTCATGGATATCATTAAGAATAGAGAGAAAGCAATGAAAGCAGGTGAAGTTGCAACAAATGATGACTTATTAGGCATACTTATGGAATCCAATTTTAGAGAAATCAAAGAATATGGAAACAACAAAAATGTTGGGATGACTATTAATGAGGTGATTGAAGAGTGCAAGCTATTTTACTTGGCCGGGCAAGAGACTACCGCAGTTCTCCTTGTTTGGACTTTGATTTTATTGAGTGAACACCAAGATTGGCAAGCTCGTGCAAGAGAAGAAGTGCTTCAAGTCTTTGGAGATCAAAAGCCTAACAGTGATGGGTTGAATCACTTAAAAGTGGTAAATGTTGCATAATCTTATTAATACAAACTGATATAACaatttgtgattgaataattttcaaTGCAGATATCGATGATATTATACGAGGTGCTGAGGTTATATCCACCAGTTGTGGTTATTCCTCGAGCTGTTTACAAAGACATCAAATTGGGAAATTTATTGTTACCTGCTGGAGTAGAGATCTTTTTGCCGATTGTCCTGGTTCATCATGATAAGGGACTGTGGGGTGAGGATGCAAAGGAGTTTAAACCAGAGAGATTTTCGGAAGGAATTTCGAAGGCAACAAAGAATCAAGCTTCATTTTTCCCTTTTGGATGGGGTCCTCGGATTTGCATTGGACAAAACTTCTCTCTGATAGAGGCAAAAATAGCTTTGGCAATGATTCTACAGAAGTTTACATGGGAGTTATCTCCCTCTTATGTTCATTCTCCTCACAGAACTATTACTATTCGGCCAGAGTACGGTGCCCATTTGATTCTCAAGAAAGTTCCATGAAAACTTTCAGTTGTTGTTAAATAAGATTGGTGTCAAAGACTGAACATTAATTAGCTTGCATGGGTTTTATTGACTGTGtatgtaataaattttgtatttgttattgttttctttttgtttataggtAAATGTTAAATGTGTTTAAAATGCTATCTTCATATAAACTTGTTGAATGCACCTTAAACCtgaaaacttgaaatattttttgttctgctttgatatttgtttgaacTATGCCTTAGAAGCTGCTGCAGTGTTGTAGCAGTGCTAAACAACTTCAGTTGGCATGCCAAGCAAGTAGTGATGTGTCAGGCTGTGTTTGTAGCCCTTTGAACGTGTTAAACGTGCAAGAAAGAGTCAAGGAAAATTGTTGTCCTTTAGGATTAGTGGTAGCATTTTCTGATTTAGTTGCTATTTTCCTGTTTATGGACCATGTTCtccatttatttcattttttagttgttttgttCATGTATTTAAGTGACTTTGATAAATGAAATCTGTGGacattttttcagtttattgCATGTGTATTGcacttgtttttgtttaaaaaaagtctacaaatggtatcaaagcccaTTTCTTAAGGGATCTGTAATCTGAGAGTGAGCGAGTTGAATGGTTCAAATTAAACACTTTTTCTTCCCAACTCTTATTTCACGTGCAAAGTTATAATGAGCTCAAACAACTTTTCTCCTATTCCACCTCCTGTGTTCACTGGTGAAAACTGCCGATCGTGGGCTGTCAAAATGACAACATATTTGCAAGCATGGGATCTTTGGAAAGCAGTGGGAGAAGAGCTAGTTGTTCCACAACTGGTAGATGATCCCACAATGTAGGAAATTAGGAATCAGAAGGAGAAAAGGTCTAGGCTTTTTAAGGCCAAGACATGCCTATATTCAGTAGTATCAGAAACATTGTTTACCCGAATTATGAACCTGGAAACAACTTTCCAAATTTGGAAGTATCTCAAGGATGAGTTTCAGAGCAATGCAATAACAAAGAGCATGAGGGTCCTGAATCTAAGGAGAGACTTTGAATTGCAGAGGATGAAGGACTCCGAGACTGCAAAGGAGTACGCAGATAGATTGCTGGAAATTGTCAACAAACGCAGACTTATTGGTGAAGATATGCCAGACAGTGGGGTGGTCGAAAAACTGTTGGTGACTTTTCCAAAAAGTTTTGAAGCTAAGATCTCTGCATTAGAGGAAATTAAAAACCTCACAGAGATCACATTGGCTGAGCTTCTTAATGCATAAGAAGCTCATGAGCAAATAAAGAATATTAGAGAGGAAGTCACTCTTCTACAGAATCAAAATGGTTAGTTTCAGTGTAACTTAGctttttctttatctatctTTTCTCTCTACACGTTTGGATTGCTGAAAATTTGATGTTTTGATATGGGTTTCTTCGGATTTGCAGTTTCACCAGTACCAGGTGGTGGGAAGAGCTTTGCCCACAGAAAGTGATGAGCATCCCAGGATCTACAGAATGAAGCTCTGGGCTACCACTGAAGTTCGTGGCAAATCCAAGTTTTGGTCTGTTATATGTTGCTACATTGTTACTTGGATTTATTATTTACTTGCGTTTGGAATATAAGATacatcattttattagtaatcttgGATGTGTTGTGCTTGGTTGTTATATCGGGTGTTTTAAAATGGTA
It contains:
- the LOC123202051 gene encoding 60S ribosomal protein L18a-like isoform X3; this encodes MSEEDKNRAVVVDHHHQHHHEQIPPPPPQYGTFQGVANYPPPPVIGFPQPVPPPGAAEPSGPYYPHGYQTVQGYAVAEGRPVRERRLPCCGIGFGWFLFIIGFFLGGIPWYVGLFVLLCARIDPREKPGYITCTIAFHQYQVVGRALPTESDEHPKIYRMKLWATNEVRAKSKFWYFLRKLKKVKKSNGQMLAINEIFEKNPTKVKNYGIWLRYQSRTGYHNMYKEYRDTTLNGAVEQMYTEMASRHRVRHPCIQIIKTATIPAKLCKRESTKQFHNSKIKFPLVFKKVRPPTRKLKTTYKATRPNLFM
- the LOC123202051 gene encoding 60S ribosomal protein L18a-like isoform X1, giving the protein MVTFRFHQYQVVGRALPTESDEHPKIYRMKLWATNEVRAKSKFWYFLRKLKKVKKSNGQMLAINEIFEKNPTKVKNYGIWLRYQSRTGYHNMYKEYRDTTLNGAVEQMYTEMASRHRVRHPCIQIIKTATIPAKLCKRESTKQFHNSKIKFPLVFKKVRPPTRKLKTTYKATRPNLFM
- the LOC123201545 gene encoding cytochrome P450 CYP72A219-like produces the protein MEMYDLKSIAVSIVLVTVVTWAWRLLNWAWFRPKKYEKYMRQQGLKGKPYRLLYGDLKENFLMIKEAKSRPLNLSDDLVPLVLPFIDKLVKDYGDNSFMWFGTVPRVIITNPNQVKEILTRINDFQKSKARNPLVKKIATGLLEYEGEKWTKHRRIINPAFHQEKLKLMLPAFYKVCSELIIKWEKLVNVAGSREIDVWPELQKLTGDVISQTAFGSNYEEGKRIFQLQTELIDLGMQAAHTFYIPGLRFLPTKRNKRIKEIDNEVRALLMDIIKNREKAMKAGEVATNDDLLGILMESNFREIKEYGNNKNVGMTINEVIEECKLFYLAGQETTAVLLVWTLILLSEHQDWQARAREEVLQVFGDQKPNSDGLNHLKVISMILYEVLRLYPPVVVIPRAVYKDIKLGNLLLPAGVEIFLPIVLVHHDKGLWGEDAKEFKPERFSEGISKATKNQASFFPFGWGPRICIGQNFSLIEAKIALAMILQKFTWELSPSYVHSPHRTITIRPEYGAHLILKKVP